In Nitrospinota bacterium, the sequence CGGCCCTCTTCCGTGCGCCCGGGACGTTATCGAGGATCCATGCTATTTTTGTCGCCGAGAAGTAGGGATCGACGACCAGCCCGGCCTTTGCGCGGATGGTCTCCTCATGCCCGCCTTCTACGAGCTTTCGGCAAATCTCGGCTGTCCGCCTGTCCTGCCAGACTATCGCCTTATGAATCGGCTTTCCTGTTTTCCTCTCCCATATGACGGTCGTCTCCCGCTGATTCGTTATCCCGATAGCGGTAATATCCTTTGCCTTGACCGATTTCGTTGAAAGCGCTTTCCAGCAGACTTCAAGAGTGGTATTCCAGATCTCTTCCGGGTCGTGCTCCACCCAGCCGTCGCGGGGGAAATACTGCATGAACTCCTTCTGATCCTGCGATACCAGGTTTGCGTAGCCGTCGAAGAGAATAGCGCGGCTGCTGGTCGTCCCCTGGTCGATGGCAAGTATATAGTCCGGCATGAATAAATCGTATCACAGACGGAAACGAAACGCAGTCCCGCCCTTGTCAGGCGCCCCGGAAAGCGTTATGGAACCAGACGCTAAATAAGGAAGCGCTGAAAGATAACCGCAAGACCGAGAAAGGCGAAGAATCCTACGATATCGGTGATCGTGGTGAGGATGATGCTTGAACTTTGCGCTGGATCAAGGCGGAGGCTTTTCATGGCTATCGGGATGAACGCCCCGGCGAATCCGGCAACCACCAGGTTGATCAGCATGCCAAGACCGATGACGAATCCGAGCATCGGGTTCGACTTCCAGAACCACGCGACGAGCCCTGTAACTATACCGACTACCACGCCGTTGATAAGGCCGATGGTCGACTCCTTTATGATAAGGGCCTTCACCTTGGCAGGAGGTATCTCGCGCATTACTATCCCCCTCATTACAACGGCAAGCGATTGCGCCCCCGCGTTCCCCCCCTGCCCGGCTACGACAGGGAGATAGATAGCCAAGACTGTTATCTTCGCGATGATATCCTCAAACAGCGAGACTACTGACGCGGCGAGAAACGCAGTAGCAAGATTGATATGGAGCCAGGGGAGGCGGCTTTTTATCGAATCCTTGATGGGAGAGAAAGCCCTCTCATGACCGCTTGCGCCGACCATTTTCTGGATATCCTCCGTGGTGGATTCCTTTATCTCCTTTATAAGATTTTCCGTCTTGATGATGCCGAGGAGTCTTTTGTTTGCGTCGACAACCGGCGCGGCAAAAAAATGATGCTCCTTCAGCTTTGCCAATATTTCTGAACTGTCGGCAAAGCAGTCGATAGCTAGAACATCCGTGCGCATATGCTGAGCGAGCTTGTCCGTCCCGTGGGCGAGAAGCATGTCGCGCATGTTCATAACCCCTTTGAGGTGATTTCCTTCATCCACGACATATATATACGAATCGGGAAAACCTTTTGCCGACAGCCTTCGAATCTTCTGAATTGCGTCGCGCTGCAGGACGTTTTCGTTAAACGCTATTACCTTTGTCGTCATCAGCCTTCCGGCGCTCCCTTCTGGATAGGTTAGAAGCTCCTGTATCTCGCTTTTCTTTTTCTCGTCGATGATCCCCAGGAGAACTTCCCTTTTCTCGGAAGAGACCTGCATCAGGATCGAAGTTGTTTTCTCGGAATCAAGATAGGCGGTTATCTGCGCGAAATTGGCCTCAGGCAGGCGCTCCATCAGCGAAGCGGCGTATGAGTCATTCAGATATTTCATTGCTTCGGCTACAACCGAAGCCGGGAGGAACTTGAATATTTCGATCGCATCCTCTTCCGGCATTGTTTCCAGCGTCCTCGCCGCGGCGACCGGATCCTGCTGAAAATACTTTTGCGTGACAGATACAAAGGCCTGATTTTTTTTCATTTTACTCTCTATTGCCAGCCGGGATTTTCAACATCGGTCCGTCAAAGCACATGATAACCGATTTGTGAAACGCAATCACCTTCCGCCGGGCTTGCGATATAAGGATCCATATTTTATTTTCTGCCGGATATCCCTTATACTCTGTTAAGCAAGCAAATATTCTAAATACTATCTATGAAGATCGGCAAATGAAAATAATAGAAGATTTTATAAAGAAAGAATCCTCCAGCGGCATTATTCTGATAATTGTCACAATTCTGGCACTTATACTGAAAAACTCCCCACTTTCGGATATGTACGAATCTTTTCTCCATACACCTGTTGAGGTCCGCTTCGGAGCGCTTCACATAGACAAACATCTATATCACTGGATAAATGATGGCCTGATGGCAATATTTTTCCTTCTTGTAGGAATAGAAGTAAAAAGAGAAATTCTTGAAGGTCACCTCTCTTCCTTTTCACAGCTGGCGCTGCCCGGGTTTGCCGCCGCGGGGGGCATGATAGTCCCCGCTCTCATATACGCATCATTCAATTATTCCGATCCTGTTGCCTTGGCCGGGTGGGCTATACCTACCGCCACCGATATTGCTTTCGCGCTCGGCATTCTTTCTCTTCTTGGCGACAGGGTACCTATCTCGCTGAAAATATTCCTTATGGCGCTAGCCATTATAGACGATCTTGGAGCAATACTTATAATCGCAATTCTTTACACGACCGACCTCTCCCTACTCTCCATCACCTGTGCCGCGAGCGCCCTTGCTGTTCTTATCTCTTTAAATTGGCTGGGTGTCGTCAAAAAAACCGCCTATTTCATAGTCGGAGTGGCGCTATGGGTTAGCGTATTAAAATCTGGGGTGCATGCCACACTTGCGGGGGTAGCCCTCGCTTTCACATTACCCCTTAGAGGTACCGGAGAAAATGGCGTCGCGCGTTCGCCCGCTATAGAAGTTGAACACGACCTTCATTTTTGGGTGGCATTTTTCATTCTTCCTCTTTTTGCATTTGTGAATGCTGGGGTTACGCTTGGGAACATATCGCTTGAACAGATGGCCGGCCCTGTTCCTCTCGGAATAATGCTTGGCCTGTTTTTCGGGAAACAGGTTGGCGTATTCGGATTTACCTGGCTGTCGATAAAACTCGGCTTCGCACAACTTCCAAAAGGAGCCAATTGGATAAATCTATACGGTGTTTCCGTTCTAACAGGCA encodes:
- the mgtE gene encoding magnesium transporter, producing the protein MKKNQAFVSVTQKYFQQDPVAAARTLETMPEEDAIEIFKFLPASVVAEAMKYLNDSYAASLMERLPEANFAQITAYLDSEKTTSILMQVSSEKREVLLGIIDEKKKSEIQELLTYPEGSAGRLMTTKVIAFNENVLQRDAIQKIRRLSAKGFPDSYIYVVDEGNHLKGVMNMRDMLLAHGTDKLAQHMRTDVLAIDCFADSSEILAKLKEHHFFAAPVVDANKRLLGIIKTENLIKEIKESTTEDIQKMVGASGHERAFSPIKDSIKSRLPWLHINLATAFLAASVVSLFEDIIAKITVLAIYLPVVAGQGGNAGAQSLAVVMRGIVMREIPPAKVKALIIKESTIGLINGVVVGIVTGLVAWFWKSNPMLGFVIGLGMLINLVVAGFAGAFIPIAMKSLRLDPAQSSSIILTTITDIVGFFAFLGLAVIFQRFLI
- the nhaA gene encoding Na+/H+ antiporter NhaA; this encodes MKIIEDFIKKESSSGIILIIVTILALILKNSPLSDMYESFLHTPVEVRFGALHIDKHLYHWINDGLMAIFFLLVGIEVKREILEGHLSSFSQLALPGFAAAGGMIVPALIYASFNYSDPVALAGWAIPTATDIAFALGILSLLGDRVPISLKIFLMALAIIDDLGAILIIAILYTTDLSLLSITCAASALAVLISLNWLGVVKKTAYFIVGVALWVSVLKSGVHATLAGVALAFTLPLRGTGENGVARSPAIEVEHDLHFWVAFFILPLFAFVNAGVTLGNISLEQMAGPVPLGIMLGLFFGKQVGVFGFTWLSIKLGFAQLPKGANWINLYGVSVLTGIGFTMSLFIDSLAFEDDHTFLFTDKLAILLGSFFSAVVGYLIIRAGSIKGKIEK